The bacterium genome has a segment encoding these proteins:
- a CDS encoding ATP-binding protein, with the protein MNENRWSTGEPRVPWEGAEILYSESYQIVGDDFEHGGEAAAKIKAILKQFGLDNTVIRRLSIANFEAEMNVIMYAREADMQLQVLPTAVRVILSDRGQGIPDIAQALQEGYSTATPQMRQRGFGAGLGLPNIKRNTDEFEIVSTPGVGTTLRYTIHLQS; encoded by the coding sequence GTGAACGAGAACCGCTGGAGCACCGGCGAGCCGCGCGTGCCCTGGGAGGGCGCGGAGATCCTCTACAGCGAGAGTTACCAGATCGTCGGTGACGATTTCGAGCACGGCGGCGAGGCGGCCGCGAAGATCAAGGCGATCCTCAAGCAGTTCGGTCTGGACAACACCGTCATCCGCCGCCTGTCGATCGCCAACTTCGAAGCGGAGATGAACGTCATCATGTACGCGCGCGAGGCCGACATGCAGTTGCAGGTGCTGCCGACCGCGGTGCGCGTGATCCTGTCCGACCGCGGCCAGGGCATCCCCGACATCGCGCAGGCCCTCCAGGAAGGCTACTCCACGGCCACGCCGCAGATGCGCCAGCGCGGATTCGGCGCCGGTCTGGGGCTGCCCAACATCAAGCGCAACACCGACGAGTTCGAGATCGTCTCGACGCCGGGCGTGGGGACAACCCTGCGTTACACCATCCACCTCCAGAGTTGA